A single region of the Triticum dicoccoides isolate Atlit2015 ecotype Zavitan chromosome 2B, WEW_v2.0, whole genome shotgun sequence genome encodes:
- the LOC119367088 gene encoding O-acyltransferase WSD1-like, whose protein sequence is MDTVSGSPWASVQRNRLLPIHTSREPADTEWTPPAGSPVEEPVSPTARAMEDIGIYIVVTIGLDTPINLTTFRAGMEAMLARCPRYGCIQVADGLNNGEARWARTTVNVQDHMIVPKLDRATDPDKAVEDYVASLSTLPMDCSRPPWEFHFLDFPSSEAASTVAIRVHHAYGDGMSTLALLMMSTRSAAADTKSHPAAPPHRRPTRMGAIYAPQRPPLSMGTLAFVAWVLSYLVLAWNTAADIAYFAATIMFLSDQRTLFKRADDDGFHAKRFVHRSLSLDDVKFLKNSMNCTVNDVLVAVTSAALSRYYFRKSGEPNTTKICVRSLLPVNTRPATSLQTYVNVIESDTRNEVTWGNKLGYIILPFYLATHDDPLAYIRKAKKVLDRKKRSLEVIFTYKIAQIFMKVFGVKVGTSIFRCLFARTTIVFSNMVGPTEQVELCGHPVAFIAPSVYGIPEALIIHYQSYRSKIKIILSVEEDKFPDYHQLLDDFDQTLAVMMDAASRLSTSTKND, encoded by the exons ATGGACACCGTTAGTGGTAGTCCTTGGGCATCAGTTCAGAGAAACAGACTGCTCCCAATCCACACGTCAAGAGAACCTGCCGACACTGAGTGGACGCCGCCCGCCGGTTCTCCGGTGGAGGAGCCCGTGAGCCCTACAGCAAGAGCCATGGAAGATATAGGTATTTATATCGTCGTCACGATCGGCCTCGACACGCCGATAAACCTGACCACCTTCCGAGCCGGCATGGAAGCTATGCTTGCCCGATGCCCGCGCTATGGATGCATTCAA GTGGCGGATGGGTTAAACAATGGCGAGGCGCGATGGGCGCGCACTACTGTGAACGTCCAAGATCACATGATCGTGCCGAAGCTGGACCGAGCGACCGACCCAGACAAGGCCGTGGAGGACTATGTCGCCTCGCTGTCCACGCTCCCCATGGACTGCTCCCGCCCGCCATGGGAGTTCCACTTCCTCGACTTCCCGAGCTCCGAGGCGGCCTCCACGGTGGCCATCCGCGTGCACCACGCCTACGGCGATGGTATGTCTACTTTGGCGCTTCTCATGATGTCCACGCGCAGCGCCGCTGCCGACACCAAAAGCCATCCAGCCGCGCCTCCGCATCGTCGTCCAACACGCATGGGCGCCATATACGCCCCGCAACGCCCCCCACTTTCCATGGGCACCCTGGCGTTCGTCGCGTGGGTCTTGTCGTACCTTGTGCTCGCGTGGAACACCGCGGCAGACATTGCCTACTTCGCCGCCACGATTATGTTCTTGAGTGACCAGCGCACACTGTTCAAGCGTGCCGACGACGACGGGTTCCACGCCAAGCGCTTCGTCCACCGGAGTCTTAGCCTTGatgacgtcaagttcctcaagaatTCCATGAACTGT ACTGTCAATGACGTGCTGGTAGCAGTGACTTCTGCTGCTCTGTCACGATATTACTTCCGCAAGTCCG GTGAGCCTAACACTACGAAAATCTGTGTGCGATCACTCCTTCCTGTCAACACAAGGCCAGCCACTAGTCTACAG ACATATGTTAATGTGATAGAATCTGATACGAGAAACGAGGTGACATGGGGAAATAAACTGGGCTACATCATTCTTCCATTCTATCTAGCCACACACGATGATCCACTTGCATACATTCGCAAAGCAAAGAAGGTTCTGGATAGGAAAAAGAGGTCCTTAGAAGTGATATTCACATATAAGATTGCTCAGATTTTCATGAAAGTTTTTGGTGTCAAG GTAGGAACTTCTATCTTTCGGTGCCTCTTTGCACGTACAACAATAGTTTTCTCAAACATGGTTGGACCAACCGAACAAGTAGAATTATGTGGACACCCAGTGGCTTTCATTGCACCTAGCGTCTATGGGATTCCAGAG GCTTTGATTATTCACTACCAAAGCTACAGAAGCAAAATCAAGATAATTCTATCAGTAGAGGAGGACAAGTTTCCAGACTATCATCAACTCTTGGATGACTTTGACCAGACCCTCGCGGTCATGATGGATGCAGCTTCAAGACTTTCAACATCGACCAAGAATGACTGA